A window of the Diabrotica undecimpunctata isolate CICGRU chromosome 1, icDiaUnde3, whole genome shotgun sequence genome harbors these coding sequences:
- the LOC140440155 gene encoding uncharacterized protein translates to MVVDKETKYFTVEEIAKHNGKQDSRVWIIIKDNVYDVTDYMEGHPGGADLIMEWAGKNATKDFDNFGHSSDAKRDLKKLKIGEVAVEDRKKKATKEPKVESKKVISTNDTKLYNVSEVSMYDGIQDTRTWIIIKNCVYDVTEYMEEHPGSADVIREYAGKDATKAFDNIGHSGDAKQILKKLKIGEIPKEDKKKNSDKITPNHQENKENIKNKEADTKLYSYEEISRHNGKDDPRVWIVIRDVVYDVTDYLEEHPGGAELITEWAGKDATKEFDNFGHSSDAKNKLKKLKIGEVVNEERKKKVKKVELNRQISIQKIKILDSSEFVSRKSCISILTCGIFF, encoded by the coding sequence ATGGTTGTAGATAAAGAAACCAAATATTTCACAGTTGAAGAAATAGCCAAGCATAATGGTAAACAAGATTCCAGAGTATGGATTATTATCAAAGACAATGTATACGATGTAACTGATTATATGGAAGGGCATCCTGGTGGTGCCGATCTAATAATGGAATGGGCAGGTAAAAACGCAACAAAAGATTTTGATAACTTCGGTCATTCATCAGACGCCAAACGAGATCTGAAGAAACTAAAAATTGGTGAAGTTGCTGTAGAGGATCGTAAAAAGAAAGCCACTAAAGAACCAAAAGTAGAATCTAAAAAGGTAATTAGTACAAACGATACTAAACTATACAATGTCAGTGAAGTTTCAATGTACGATGGGATACAAGATACTAGGACCTGGATCATTATAAAGAATTGTGTATATGATGTAACTGAATATATGGAAGAACATCCTGGTAGTGCAGATGTAATAAGAGAGTATGCAGGAAAAGACGCAACAAAGGCTTTTGATAATATTGGACATTCCGGTGATGCCAAACAAATCCTTAAGAAACTAAAAATTGGTGAAATTCCgaaagaagacaaaaagaagaattcCGACAAAATTACGCCAAATCAccaagaaaacaaagaaaatataaagaacaAAGAAGCAGACACCAAACTATATTCTTATGAAGAAATTTCAAGGCATAACGGAAAAGATGATCCCAGGGTATGGATAGTGATTAGGGATGTCGTATACGATGTCACTGACTATCTTGAAGAACATCCAGGGGGAGCGGAATTAATAACAGAATGGGCCGGTAAAGACGCCACAAAAGAGTTTGATAATTTTGGACATTCCTCCGACGCCAAAAATAAGCTAAAGAAGTTGAAGATTGGTGAAGTAGTAAACgaagaaagaaagaagaaagttAAGAAAGTTGAACTAAATAGGCAGATAtctattcaaaaaattaaaattcttgacTCTTCCGAGTTTGTTAGTAGAAAAAGTTGCATTTCAATATTAACTTGtggcatatttttttaa